Proteins from one Entomospira culicis genomic window:
- a CDS encoding ABC transporter permease subunit — protein MKHKSVFLSSLILPGSGHILLKRWGIGIGGILLFLMEILTIVQFIIPTFSLLAVKQPNGSITIGAEPYVNDSFIILLGAVVGTILLVVFALIHYTFALNARKMAREIAEFGKAVSIKESFKAVSGELMPNLVTLPKFLLIITFIIIPSILSIIVAFTNYRMPILPPAFLIEWRGLENFARLFTDDRMSALFRDTLSWTVVWTFSSSILVIALGTILAVIANNKYIKGKTFFRTVFILPWAVPAFLTILIFQYFFSKLGGMNSIVLPFLTGQAYDMDRAIGFLIVPELAKITIILIQGWLGFPYVFILVTGVLQTIPADLYEASSIDGGNAFTNFFQITLPLILISVAPVFITQFTFNFNNVVIIYMLTESVVKPIGAEYGPLETIASLGFQLMMKSRFNEAAVFTLIVSTIVGVIVLFSWLKTGAFKNEEVM, from the coding sequence ATGAAACATAAGAGTGTTTTTTTGAGTTCATTAATTTTGCCCGGTAGTGGACACATACTCCTTAAGCGTTGGGGTATAGGGATTGGTGGTATCCTCTTATTCCTAATGGAAATCCTTACCATCGTGCAATTTATTATCCCCACCTTCTCGTTGCTGGCGGTAAAGCAACCCAATGGATCTATCACCATCGGTGCCGAGCCTTATGTCAACGACTCCTTCATCATCCTGCTGGGAGCGGTGGTCGGCACGATACTCTTGGTGGTTTTTGCTCTCATTCACTATACCTTCGCACTCAATGCGCGCAAAATGGCGCGAGAAATCGCTGAATTTGGTAAAGCCGTCTCCATTAAAGAGAGTTTCAAAGCCGTCTCTGGCGAGCTAATGCCCAATCTGGTAACCCTACCTAAATTCCTCTTGATCATCACCTTCATTATTATCCCCTCTATCCTCTCGATTATCGTGGCCTTCACCAACTACCGCATGCCGATTCTTCCGCCTGCCTTCCTTATTGAGTGGCGAGGTTTGGAGAATTTCGCGAGGCTCTTTACCGACGACCGTATGAGTGCGCTCTTTCGTGACACCTTGAGTTGGACAGTGGTCTGGACCTTCTCCTCTTCCATCCTCGTTATCGCGCTAGGCACCATTCTCGCCGTTATCGCCAACAACAAGTATATCAAAGGCAAGACCTTCTTTCGTACTGTCTTTATCCTGCCATGGGCGGTGCCTGCCTTCTTAACCATCCTGATCTTCCAATACTTCTTCTCCAAACTTGGTGGCATGAATAGCATCGTTTTGCCCTTTCTCACCGGACAAGCCTACGACATGGATAGAGCCATTGGCTTTTTGATTGTGCCAGAGCTTGCCAAGATCACCATTATTTTGATTCAAGGTTGGCTGGGCTTTCCCTACGTCTTTATTCTGGTTACGGGCGTGCTTCAAACCATTCCTGCCGACCTCTATGAGGCCAGTAGCATCGATGGCGGTAATGCCTTTACCAACTTCTTTCAAATTACCTTACCGTTAATTTTGATTAGTGTCGCACCGGTCTTTATTACCCAATTTACCTTTAACTTTAACAACGTCGTCATTATCTATATGCTTACAGAGTCTGTGGTTAAGCCGATTGGTGCAGAGTACGGGCCGCTAGAGACCATCGCCTCTTTGGGCTTCCAATTGATGATGAAATCCCGCTTTAATGAGGCTGCCGTCTTTACCTTGATTGTCAGTACCATCGTCGGTGTCATCGTGCTATTCTCTTGGCTCAAGACTGGCGCATTCAAAAATGAGGAGGTTATGTAA
- a CDS encoding sugar ABC transporter permease, with protein MINKFKLMKWGGIIVSYAILLFMTILILFPLFITVMSAFNAQNTLFSTKIIPENFTWTGNFKHLNEQTAYWSWYRNTFFTSLASMFGSLIIVTISGFIYSRYRYRTRKPALISLLIIQIIPSGSALIALYAIASSIGIYQSANPVLATYIFMSFVYITGGTTMNSIIMKGYYDSIPRDLDESAKIDGASHIQIFKDILLPLVVPMIIVLGIFSFLAPVGDVIMPNFLLASLHSKDTTLALGLKSLVTDFKNSTPNVFAAGAILAALPPVVLFFVFQKYIVGGLTAGGVKG; from the coding sequence ATGATCAATAAATTTAAACTGATGAAGTGGGGCGGCATTATCGTGAGTTATGCCATCCTTCTGTTCATGACGATTTTAATTCTCTTTCCGCTCTTTATTACGGTGATGAGCGCCTTTAATGCGCAAAATACGCTCTTCTCTACCAAGATTATCCCCGAGAATTTCACCTGGACGGGTAACTTTAAACACCTCAACGAGCAGACGGCCTATTGGTCTTGGTATCGAAACACCTTCTTTACCTCCCTCGCCTCAATGTTTGGCTCGCTGATTATCGTTACTATCTCTGGATTTATCTACTCTCGCTATCGCTATCGAACCCGTAAACCCGCACTCATTTCGCTCTTGATCATTCAGATTATCCCCTCGGGAAGCGCGCTCATTGCCCTATATGCGATTGCTAGCTCTATTGGTATCTATCAATCAGCTAACCCCGTCTTGGCGACCTATATTTTTATGAGTTTCGTCTATATCACCGGTGGCACCACGATGAATTCTATCATTATGAAGGGATATTACGACTCCATTCCGCGCGATTTGGATGAATCTGCCAAGATCGACGGCGCATCACACATTCAAATTTTTAAAGATATTCTCCTGCCTTTGGTTGTCCCGATGATCATCGTATTGGGTATCTTTAGCTTCTTAGCCCCCGTGGGTGATGTTATTATGCCCAACTTCTTGCTCGCCTCCTTGCATAGTAAAGACACCACCTTGGCGCTTGGTCTCAAGAGCTTGGTGACTGACTTTAAAAATTCCACGCCCAATGTCTTTGCCGCAGGAGCAATTTTAGCCGCATTACCGCCGGTAGTGCTCTTCTTTGTATTCCAAAAATATATCGTTGGTGGTCTCACCGCCGGCGGAGTAAAAGGATAA
- a CDS encoding sugar ABC transporter substrate-binding protein → MKKVLFLLALALLLVSCPKANNNATGGGRAKLQIAVEESYVPYFERITQDFQRNHEVDFEIVGVKMFDVLDNLAIQRGNSADIFMIVNDRVGDLSEQRLIEAMSFNISGYTDNARMAGTYQNQLYFVPMSTDTTLLIYNKDKVAGAPTYLSQLNPSDWAAKFTDFYHAAGMLSTKGGYIFGNDENDLGLANSGAIEAGRAIQSLYGSGVSHWTLMRDDTISYDVMMKALADGDVNYIINGPWALADIAAAGVNAGVAPIPSWDGSHPYQALVGTKGMGLNAFSRNKEMAQKFLQFLATKEHAQVWYEMTDEVAPHTGVVYPEGSLQEIAFIATSTGQSMPNLPAFKTIWEPMADALKQIANGENPQAALEAAQNRIARDIEDVNRR, encoded by the coding sequence ATGAAAAAAGTTCTATTTTTACTCGCGCTAGCTCTATTGTTGGTCTCATGTCCGAAAGCCAATAATAATGCAACAGGCGGTGGGCGCGCCAAATTACAAATCGCCGTAGAAGAGAGTTACGTGCCTTACTTTGAGCGCATCACGCAAGATTTTCAACGTAACCATGAAGTAGATTTTGAGATCGTTGGCGTAAAAATGTTCGACGTATTAGACAACCTCGCCATACAGCGTGGTAACTCCGCTGATATCTTTATGATCGTCAACGACCGCGTAGGCGATCTCTCCGAGCAACGCCTCATCGAAGCGATGAGTTTTAATATCAGTGGCTACACCGATAACGCTCGCATGGCGGGAACCTATCAGAATCAACTCTACTTTGTGCCTATGTCTACCGACACCACCCTGCTTATCTACAACAAAGATAAGGTTGCTGGTGCACCCACCTATCTCTCTCAGCTCAACCCCAGCGACTGGGCAGCTAAATTTACCGACTTCTACCACGCAGCCGGTATGCTCTCCACCAAAGGCGGATACATCTTTGGCAACGACGAGAATGACTTAGGACTTGCCAATAGTGGTGCTATCGAAGCCGGACGTGCCATTCAATCTCTCTACGGTAGTGGTGTTTCTCACTGGACGCTCATGCGTGATGATACCATCTCCTACGACGTAATGATGAAAGCCCTCGCCGACGGCGACGTAAATTACATCATCAATGGACCTTGGGCACTTGCCGACATTGCTGCTGCCGGTGTAAATGCAGGTGTAGCTCCTATTCCTAGCTGGGATGGATCTCACCCCTACCAAGCGCTTGTTGGCACCAAAGGTATGGGTCTAAATGCCTTTAGCCGTAACAAAGAGATGGCACAAAAGTTCCTTCAATTCTTGGCAACAAAAGAACATGCACAAGTTTGGTACGAAATGACCGACGAAGTTGCACCTCATACTGGCGTAGTATATCCCGAAGGATCTCTCCAAGAGATTGCCTTTATTGCGACCTCTACTGGACAATCTATGCCCAACCTTCCTGCATTTAAAACAATTTGGGAACCCATGGCTGATGCCCTTAAGCAAATTGCCAACGGCGAAAACCCACAAGCCGCTCTCGAAGCAGCACAAAATCGTATTGCACGCGACATTGAAGATGTAAATCGTCGTTAA
- a CDS encoding amylo-alpha-1,6-glucosidase produces the protein MSITLTKINATSLPDLERFNYLVTNGLGGYSSLTLAGSATRGDHALFMASIENPTQRYLLVRRLQEQLTIDGQQCRLQSQSCVNPFESEDGFASFHHFNQTHLPTFTYRSHGVTITKELCMPHGKNQLLVRYRVENPMQMPIQLELTPHYTMRDKNQLLAHNDLSAYRYTPKSLVHNDLLLNLHHNGKEITLPAQWASPLYFAYDARDGRPATTFDAVFHEIRYQTSAPQAEFFVVFALNEDPMLHPDVMIENEISRLNDLLKASALQSDLAHQLVLASDAYIIKKDQDETSIIAGYPFFADWGRDSMIASWGALLTTGRFIEMKSLLRSFARYERRGLIPNLFDPKSGESRYNTIDGALLFIISAYYYYQATEDLRFIRDELLEVIESIVIHYQKGTDYQIGMRSNHLIAGGSGEDQLTWMDVNYQGILPTARQGFAVEINAMWYNSLMILQEFYKLLDRYDALLAVTIQHVQKSFIKTFWSPLRGYLADYVAEDGTVNEQLRPNQLFALALPFPLVDEEIARATLYRIDRSLWTLLGLRTLSPDDPQFKSQHQGSHHDRDMAYHQGTIWPFLTGIYGDALLRYLPKDDPILQHFIQEISLQRHALQEGCIGHIAEIYDGANPTQSRGCFAQGWSVSEVLRIVALLEKNKLL, from the coding sequence ATGAGCATCACACTTACCAAAATTAACGCGACATCTCTGCCCGATTTAGAGCGTTTTAATTATTTAGTTACCAATGGTTTAGGTGGATACTCTAGCCTAACCCTTGCTGGCTCTGCCACCCGTGGCGACCATGCGCTCTTTATGGCGAGCATCGAAAATCCAACTCAACGCTATCTCTTGGTGCGTCGACTCCAAGAGCAACTCACCATCGATGGCCAGCAGTGCAGGCTACAAAGCCAATCTTGTGTCAATCCTTTTGAGAGTGAAGATGGTTTTGCCTCGTTTCATCACTTTAATCAGACGCACCTGCCTACCTTTACCTACCGTAGCCATGGCGTTACCATCACCAAGGAGCTCTGTATGCCCCATGGCAAGAATCAACTCTTGGTACGTTACCGCGTGGAAAATCCGATGCAAATGCCTATCCAACTCGAACTTACTCCGCACTACACCATGCGAGATAAGAACCAACTGCTTGCCCATAATGATCTTTCAGCCTATCGATATACGCCCAAATCGCTTGTTCACAATGATTTACTCCTAAATCTTCACCACAACGGCAAAGAAATTACCCTACCTGCCCAATGGGCTTCGCCCCTCTACTTTGCCTATGATGCGCGTGATGGGCGACCAGCGACGACGTTTGATGCGGTATTTCATGAAATTCGCTACCAAACCAGCGCGCCACAAGCCGAATTTTTTGTCGTGTTTGCCTTGAATGAAGATCCTATGCTTCATCCTGATGTGATGATCGAGAACGAAATTTCGCGTCTTAATGATCTACTCAAAGCAAGCGCCCTACAGAGCGATCTCGCGCATCAACTCGTCCTCGCCAGCGATGCTTATATTATAAAGAAAGATCAAGACGAAACCTCGATCATTGCAGGCTATCCTTTTTTTGCTGATTGGGGACGCGACAGCATGATTGCCAGCTGGGGTGCGTTGCTAACCACGGGGCGCTTTATCGAGATGAAGAGCCTCTTGCGATCGTTTGCGCGCTATGAACGGCGCGGGCTTATCCCCAATCTCTTTGATCCCAAAAGTGGGGAGAGTCGCTATAATACCATCGATGGGGCGTTGCTCTTCATTATCAGCGCATATTACTACTATCAAGCCACCGAGGATTTGCGCTTTATCCGCGATGAATTGCTTGAGGTGATCGAAAGTATTGTTATCCACTACCAAAAAGGCACCGATTATCAGATTGGCATGCGTAGCAATCATCTTATTGCTGGGGGCAGTGGCGAGGATCAATTGACGTGGATGGATGTCAATTATCAAGGCATTTTGCCAACCGCGCGTCAAGGCTTTGCCGTGGAGATTAATGCGATGTGGTACAACTCCTTAATGATTTTACAGGAATTTTACAAGCTTCTCGATCGTTACGATGCACTCTTGGCTGTTACTATTCAACACGTGCAAAAATCCTTTATCAAGACGTTTTGGTCGCCTTTACGCGGTTACCTTGCCGATTACGTCGCCGAAGATGGCACGGTCAATGAGCAACTACGCCCCAACCAGCTCTTTGCCCTCGCGTTGCCTTTTCCCCTCGTAGACGAAGAGATCGCGCGCGCCACGCTCTATCGCATCGATCGATCGCTATGGACGCTCTTGGGGTTACGTACCCTCAGCCCTGATGATCCACAATTCAAAAGCCAACACCAAGGCTCTCACCACGACCGCGATATGGCCTACCATCAAGGCACAATTTGGCCCTTCCTCACCGGTATTTATGGCGATGCGCTCTTACGCTATCTACCCAAAGACGACCCTATCCTCCAGCACTTCATTCAAGAGATCTCCCTTCAACGCCACGCCCTCCAAGAAGGATGTATCGGGCATATTGCCGAAATCTACGACGGTGCCAACCCCACCCAATCGCGCGGGTGCTTTGCCCAAGGCTGGAGCGTTAGCGAAGTATTACGCATCGTCGCCCTCTTAGAGAAGAATAAATTATTGTAA
- a CDS encoding ABC transporter ATP-binding protein codes for MSKIELRHVKKKYPHSDAYAVKDFNLTINDGEFIVFVGPSGCGKSTTLRMIAGLEDISEGDFLIDGVRVNEMSSKDRDIAMVFQSYALYPHMSVRDNIGYGLKLRRFEKNDIKERVDAIAQVVGITEYLDRKPKALSGGQRQRVALGRAMIRTPKIYLMDEPLSNLDAKLRTTTRTEIARMHRAKGAITIYVTHDQVEAMTMADRIVLMSMGEIQQIGSPRELYETPRNLFVATFMGMPPMATVQGDYKDGIFSCKGFSIKLSPHDIQLLEKKGYNGKRITLGVRSGDIKHGTTYEHHFPEAVISVTVVNIEYLGDSLMIYFEPEPGKVFVASIAPNVDIAVDQKIQLVLDTNFLHLFDINTQESIKFNHETYRY; via the coding sequence ATGAGTAAAATTGAATTACGCCATGTCAAAAAGAAGTACCCCCACTCGGATGCTTATGCCGTTAAGGATTTTAATCTTACCATTAATGACGGCGAATTTATCGTGTTTGTCGGACCATCGGGCTGTGGAAAATCGACCACCTTGCGTATGATCGCCGGGCTTGAAGATATCTCAGAAGGCGACTTCCTCATTGATGGCGTACGCGTTAATGAGATGTCCTCCAAAGATCGCGACATCGCCATGGTCTTCCAATCCTACGCGCTCTATCCCCACATGAGCGTGCGCGACAATATCGGTTACGGACTCAAGCTTCGTCGTTTTGAAAAGAATGACATCAAAGAGCGGGTCGATGCCATTGCGCAAGTGGTGGGCATCACCGAGTATCTCGACCGTAAACCAAAGGCGCTCTCTGGTGGTCAACGCCAGCGCGTCGCGCTCGGACGTGCCATGATCCGTACCCCTAAAATCTACCTTATGGACGAACCCCTTAGTAACCTCGATGCCAAACTTCGCACCACCACGCGCACCGAAATCGCACGTATGCACCGCGCGAAAGGGGCTATCACCATCTACGTAACCCACGACCAAGTTGAAGCAATGACCATGGCCGATCGTATCGTGCTGATGTCGATGGGGGAAATCCAGCAGATTGGTAGCCCTAGAGAACTCTATGAAACTCCGCGCAATCTCTTTGTCGCCACCTTTATGGGCATGCCTCCTATGGCAACCGTACAGGGCGACTACAAAGATGGAATCTTTTCCTGCAAAGGATTTTCCATTAAGCTCTCCCCGCATGACATCCAACTCCTCGAAAAGAAGGGCTACAATGGTAAACGCATCACACTAGGCGTTCGTTCTGGTGATATCAAACACGGCACGACCTACGAGCATCACTTCCCCGAAGCAGTTATTTCAGTTACAGTCGTTAATATCGAGTACCTTGGCGATAGTTTGATGATCTACTTTGAACCTGAACCCGGTAAAGTCTTTGTTGCGAGCATCGCTCCAAATGTGGATATCGCCGTTGACCAAAAAATTCAGTTGGTTCTCGACACCAACTTCCTTCACCTCTTCGACATCAACACCCAAGAATCGATTAAATTCAACCACGAAACCTATCGATATTAA
- a CDS encoding DUF1622 domain-containing protein produces MIYEHILDISTYAMNAVSVIILIYGVFRSGLRLIHIEFKKLKLSHKMAERQKVRAYLGSYILLSLEFLIAADIIATIAHPSSQEIIILAAVILMRTFISYFLGKEIEQAMHFEQKEEIE; encoded by the coding sequence ATGATTTACGAACATATTTTAGACATTTCCACCTACGCCATGAATGCCGTATCCGTAATTATTCTTATTTACGGCGTCTTTCGTAGTGGATTACGCCTTATCCACATCGAATTTAAGAAGCTTAAGCTCTCGCATAAAATGGCCGAACGTCAAAAAGTGCGCGCCTATCTAGGCTCCTATATCCTCTTGAGCCTTGAATTCCTCATCGCCGCCGACATCATCGCCACCATCGCCCACCCCTCCAGTCAAGAGATCATCATCCTCGCTGCCGTCATCCTCATGCGCACCTTTATCTCCTACTTCCTAGGCAAAGAGATCGAACAAGCCATGCACTTTGAACAAAAAGAGGAGATCGAGTAA